The proteins below are encoded in one region of Metabacillus dongyingensis:
- the sdhA gene encoding succinate dehydrogenase flavoprotein subunit yields the protein MSKGRIIVVGGGLAGLMATIKAAETGVHVDLFSLVPVKRSHSVCAQGGINGAVNTKGEGDSPWEHFDDTVYGGDFLANQPPVKAMCEAAPSIIHLLDRMGVMFNRTPEGLLDFRRFGGTQHHRTAFAGATTGQQLLYALDEQVRRYEVAGLVTKYEGWEFLGAVIDDDGVCRGITGQDLTTMEMKSFRSDAVIMATGGPGIIFGKSTNSVINTGSAASIVYQQGVHYANGEFIQIHPTAIPGDDKLRLMSESARGEGGRVWTYKDGKPWYFLEEKYPAYGNLVPRDIATREIFDVCVSQKLGINGENMVYLDLSHKDPKELDIKLGGIIEIYEKFMGDDPRKLPMKIFPAVHYSMGGLWVDYDQMTNIPGLFAAGECDYSMHGANRLGANSLLSAIYGGMVAGPKAVEYVSGLDVSAEDLSSSLFDGHVKQEEEKWQNIMNLNGTENAYVLHKELGEWMTDNVTVVRYNDKLLKTDEKIQELLERYDNININDTAKWSNQGATFTRQLQNMLQMSRVVTLGAYNRNESRGAHYKPDFPERNDEEFLKTTMATFAGQKAAPKFHYEEVDVSLIEPRKRDYSKKKKGE from the coding sequence ATGAGTAAAGGTAGAATAATAGTCGTCGGTGGTGGCTTAGCGGGCCTAATGGCTACGATCAAAGCTGCAGAAACTGGCGTTCATGTAGATTTATTTTCTTTAGTTCCTGTTAAGCGCTCTCATTCCGTTTGTGCTCAGGGCGGAATTAACGGAGCAGTTAACACGAAAGGGGAAGGCGATTCTCCTTGGGAGCATTTCGATGATACTGTATACGGCGGGGACTTCCTTGCGAATCAGCCTCCTGTAAAAGCAATGTGCGAAGCTGCACCTTCCATTATCCACTTGCTTGACCGCATGGGAGTGATGTTCAACCGTACTCCAGAAGGGCTTCTTGACTTCCGCCGCTTCGGAGGAACACAGCATCACCGTACAGCATTTGCAGGTGCTACGACAGGACAGCAGCTTTTATATGCTTTGGATGAGCAAGTGCGCCGCTATGAGGTTGCTGGACTAGTTACGAAGTATGAAGGCTGGGAATTCCTTGGCGCTGTCATCGATGATGATGGAGTCTGCCGCGGAATTACCGGACAAGACTTAACAACAATGGAAATGAAATCATTCCGCTCGGATGCAGTTATTATGGCAACAGGCGGACCAGGAATCATTTTCGGAAAATCAACGAACTCTGTCATCAACACGGGGTCAGCTGCTTCAATCGTCTATCAGCAGGGTGTTCATTATGCAAATGGAGAATTTATTCAAATTCATCCAACGGCTATTCCCGGAGACGATAAGCTCCGCCTGATGAGTGAGTCAGCACGCGGGGAAGGCGGACGTGTCTGGACTTATAAAGACGGTAAGCCTTGGTATTTCCTAGAGGAAAAATATCCTGCATACGGAAACCTGGTTCCTCGTGATATTGCAACTCGCGAAATTTTTGATGTGTGTGTTTCACAAAAGCTTGGAATCAATGGAGAGAACATGGTTTACCTTGATCTTTCTCATAAAGATCCGAAAGAGCTTGATATCAAACTTGGCGGAATCATTGAAATCTATGAGAAATTCATGGGTGATGATCCCCGCAAGCTTCCAATGAAAATTTTCCCGGCTGTTCATTATTCAATGGGCGGACTATGGGTTGATTATGATCAAATGACGAATATCCCTGGTTTATTTGCTGCAGGCGAGTGTGATTACTCGATGCATGGAGCTAACCGGTTAGGTGCCAACTCATTATTGTCTGCTATCTACGGCGGTATGGTTGCCGGACCAAAAGCAGTTGAATATGTGAGCGGTCTTGATGTATCTGCTGAAGATCTTTCTTCTTCATTATTTGACGGTCATGTAAAGCAGGAAGAAGAAAAATGGCAAAATATCATGAACTTAAATGGCACTGAAAATGCATATGTCCTTCATAAAGAGCTTGGCGAATGGATGACTGACAATGTAACAGTTGTCCGTTACAATGATAAGCTTCTTAAAACAGATGAAAAAATTCAAGAGCTTCTTGAAAGATATGACAATATCAACATCAATGATACTGCGAAATGGAGCAATCAGGGTGCGACGTTTACGCGTCAATTGCAAAACATGCTTCAAATGTCCCGTGTTGTGACACTTGGTGCTTATAACCGCAATGAAAGCCGCGGTGCTCATTACAAACCGGACTTCCCTGAACGTAATGACGAAGAATTCCTAAAAACGACAATGGCCACTTTTGCCGGTCAAAAAGCTGCTCCTAAGTTCCACTATGAAGAAGTGGATGTAAGCTTAATTGAACCTCGTAAACGCGACTATTCGAAGAAGAAAAAGGGGGAATAA
- a CDS encoding succinate dehydrogenase cytochrome b558 subunit — MAGNREYLNRRLHSLLGVIPVGVFLIQHLVVNNFATRGEEAFNNAAHFMESLPFRVVLETFIIFLPLLYHAIYGIYIAFTAKNNVSKFGYFRNWMFMLQRISGVITLIFVSWHVWETRIAAAFGAEVNFDMMASIFSNPFMIVFYVVGVVSTIFHFANGLWSFAVSWGITVTPRSQLISTYVTIALFLALSYVGVSTIFAFV, encoded by the coding sequence ATGGCTGGAAACAGAGAATATTTAAACCGCAGACTTCATTCTTTGCTTGGAGTTATCCCGGTTGGCGTCTTCTTAATTCAGCATCTTGTTGTAAATAACTTTGCAACAAGAGGAGAAGAAGCGTTTAATAATGCTGCACATTTTATGGAAAGCTTGCCATTTAGAGTTGTTCTGGAAACTTTTATTATATTCCTGCCGCTTTTATACCATGCGATCTATGGAATTTACATTGCGTTTACAGCTAAAAACAATGTAAGCAAATTTGGCTACTTCCGCAACTGGATGTTTATGCTTCAAAGGATTTCAGGCGTGATTACATTAATCTTTGTATCCTGGCATGTATGGGAAACAAGAATTGCAGCCGCATTTGGCGCCGAAGTGAATTTTGATATGATGGCCTCCATTTTCAGTAATCCATTCATGATTGTATTTTATGTTGTAGGTGTTGTTTCAACGATTTTCCACTTTGCAAACGGACTGTGGTCATTTGCTGTGAGCTGGGGAATTACTGTGACTCCAAGATCTCAGCTGATCTCAACTTATGTGACGATCGCACTTTTCCTAGCTTTATCTTACGTTGGAGTCAGTACTATTTTTGCATTTGTTTGA
- a CDS encoding YslB family protein, protein MQVPAFAYELLREVLIPDILGRESASMLYWAGKSLARKYPAESIEELIAFFSLAGFGTLSLVHKKKDEMEFQLDGELIKTRFKTMKEPSFQLEAGFLAQQVQRMNKQITETYEQVKKRADKVHFTVKWDYKDMEFDND, encoded by the coding sequence ATGCAAGTGCCCGCATTCGCCTATGAGCTGTTAAGAGAGGTTCTTATTCCGGATATTCTCGGGAGAGAGTCCGCATCTATGCTTTACTGGGCTGGTAAAAGCCTTGCGCGCAAATATCCTGCAGAATCTATAGAGGAGCTTATTGCTTTCTTTTCATTAGCCGGCTTTGGAACTCTTTCATTGGTACATAAGAAAAAAGATGAAATGGAATTTCAGCTTGACGGCGAACTGATCAAAACAAGATTCAAAACAATGAAAGAACCTTCTTTTCAGCTTGAAGCGGGATTTCTGGCACAGCAGGTGCAGCGAATGAACAAGCAGATAACAGAAACCTATGAACAAGTAAAAAAACGTGCGGATAAAGTGCACTTTACAGTGAAATGGGATTACAAAGACATGGAATTTGACAACGATTAA
- a CDS encoding aspartate kinase: MGLVVQKFGGTSVGSPEKIMNAARRAIEEKNNGNDVVVVVSAMGKTTDHLVSLAAEITQKPSKREMDMLLSTGEQVTISLLTMALQAQGYDAVSYTGWQAGIKTENVHSNARISGIDSDKINEQLQAGKVVVVAGFQGLADGQEITTLGRGGSDTTAVALAASLKADKCDIYTDVTGVFTTDPRFVKSARKLDGISYDEMLELANLGAGVLHPRAVEFAKNYGVPLEVRSSSEKERGTLIEEETKMEQNLVVRGIAFEDQVSRITVSGLPSGLKTLSTIFKTLASHGINVDIIIQSSTDSSLASLSFSVKTGDVEETVHVLETYQSELGFEKIESEGGLSKVSIVGSGMVSNPGVAAEMFHVLAEEGIEVKMVSTSEIKVSTVISHNDMVKAVEVLHDAFELSQQPAKVL; the protein is encoded by the coding sequence ATGGGTTTAGTTGTACAAAAATTTGGAGGTACATCTGTTGGATCTCCAGAAAAAATTATGAATGCTGCAAGAAGAGCAATCGAGGAAAAAAATAATGGGAATGATGTCGTAGTTGTTGTTTCAGCAATGGGGAAAACAACGGATCATTTAGTTTCCCTGGCAGCGGAAATCACTCAAAAACCAAGCAAACGCGAAATGGATATGCTGCTATCAACTGGTGAACAAGTAACGATCTCTCTTTTGACTATGGCTCTTCAGGCACAAGGATACGATGCTGTTTCATATACAGGCTGGCAAGCTGGCATAAAGACTGAAAATGTCCACAGCAATGCGAGAATTTCAGGGATTGATTCAGATAAAATCAATGAGCAGCTCCAAGCAGGAAAAGTTGTTGTCGTTGCAGGCTTTCAGGGACTTGCAGACGGACAGGAAATAACGACGCTCGGCCGCGGCGGTTCAGATACGACAGCTGTTGCACTGGCAGCTTCTCTTAAAGCAGATAAATGTGATATTTATACAGATGTAACAGGTGTATTTACGACAGATCCGCGTTTTGTAAAAAGTGCAAGAAAGTTAGACGGCATCTCATATGATGAAATGCTCGAGCTTGCCAATCTTGGCGCAGGTGTACTTCACCCCCGTGCTGTTGAATTTGCAAAAAATTACGGAGTTCCTTTGGAAGTCAGATCAAGCTCAGAAAAAGAAAGAGGCACTTTAATTGAGGAGGAAACAAAGATGGAACAGAATTTAGTTGTAAGAGGAATTGCGTTTGAAGATCAAGTATCACGAATCACGGTCAGCGGATTGCCAAGCGGCCTCAAAACCCTGTCTACTATTTTCAAGACACTTGCAAGCCACGGAATTAATGTGGATATTATTATTCAAAGTTCAACAGACAGCAGTTTGGCATCACTCTCCTTTTCTGTGAAAACAGGTGATGTGGAAGAAACCGTTCATGTACTTGAAACCTATCAATCCGAGCTTGGCTTTGAAAAAATAGAATCAGAAGGTGGTCTTTCAAAAGTTTCCATCGTCGGTTCTGGCATGGTCTCAAATCCGGGTGTGGCGGCAGAAATGTTCCATGTTCTTGCCGAAGAAGGTATTGAAGTGAAAATGGTCAGCACGTCTGAAATTAAAGTGTCAACTGTTATCAGCCATAATGATATGGTGAAGGCGGTAGAAGTGCTGCATGATGCCTTTGAATTATCACAGCAGCCTGCAAAAGTGCTGTAA
- the uvrC gene encoding excinuclease ABC subunit UvrC, translated as MEQLIKEKLALLPDQPGCYLMKDRFGTIIYVGKAKVLKNRVRSYFTGSHDGKTQRLVNEIRDFEYIVTSSNIEALILELNLIKKHDPKYNVMLKDDKTYPFIKITAERHPRLIVTRNVKKDNGKYFGPYPNVQAARETKKLLDRLYPLRKCSTLPDRVCLYYHMGQCLAPCVYKVTQEQNRQMVDEMSRFLRGGFKQIKEELSKKMLAAAENLDFERAKEYRDSIAHIDATMEKQKMAMNDFVDRDVFGYSYDKGWMCVQVFFIRQGKLIERDIAMFPLYQEPDEEFLTFLGQFYSKNNHILPKEILLPESVDNEMAEQLLHVSAIHPKRGKKKDLVLLAHQNAKIALKEKFSLIERDEERTIKAIDQLGEKMGIYTPARIEAFDNSNIQGTDPVSAMIVFIDGKPAKKEYRKYKIKTVQGPDDYESMREVVRRRYTRVLKEELPLPDLIIIDGGKGHLAAAQDVLENELGLSIPVAGLVKDEKHRTSNLMIGSPPTIIELERNSQEFYLLQRIQDEVHRFAITFHRQTRGKTAFQSILDDIPGVGEKRRKTLLKHFGSVKKMKEATLEELMAAGIPAITAQLLAEKLKE; from the coding sequence ATGGAACAACTAATAAAAGAAAAGCTGGCACTTCTGCCAGATCAGCCGGGCTGTTATTTAATGAAAGACCGATTCGGAACCATTATCTATGTGGGTAAAGCAAAAGTGCTTAAAAACAGGGTACGGTCTTACTTTACCGGCTCACATGACGGTAAGACGCAAAGGCTTGTAAATGAAATCAGGGATTTTGAATATATCGTCACGTCTTCGAACATCGAGGCGCTGATCTTAGAATTAAATTTAATTAAAAAGCATGATCCTAAATATAACGTCATGCTAAAGGATGACAAAACGTATCCATTTATTAAAATTACAGCTGAACGGCATCCGCGTCTTATTGTCACCAGGAATGTCAAAAAAGATAATGGGAAATACTTTGGTCCATATCCTAACGTACAGGCTGCAAGAGAGACGAAAAAACTGCTGGACCGGCTTTATCCGCTTAGAAAATGTTCAACGCTTCCAGACCGTGTTTGCCTTTATTATCATATGGGGCAGTGTCTGGCACCGTGCGTCTATAAGGTAACACAAGAGCAAAACCGTCAAATGGTCGATGAGATGTCCCGTTTTTTAAGAGGCGGTTTCAAGCAGATTAAAGAAGAACTTTCAAAGAAGATGCTGGCTGCTGCTGAGAATCTGGATTTTGAACGGGCAAAGGAATATCGTGACTCCATCGCCCATATTGATGCAACCATGGAAAAACAGAAAATGGCGATGAACGATTTTGTCGATCGGGATGTGTTTGGCTATTCCTATGATAAAGGATGGATGTGCGTACAGGTTTTCTTCATCCGTCAGGGCAAATTGATAGAACGTGATATTGCCATGTTCCCGCTGTACCAGGAGCCGGATGAAGAATTTTTAACCTTTCTTGGCCAATTTTACTCCAAGAACAATCATATTCTGCCTAAAGAAATTCTGCTGCCTGAAAGCGTTGATAATGAAATGGCAGAACAGCTTCTTCACGTTTCAGCAATTCATCCTAAACGCGGAAAGAAAAAGGATCTGGTATTGCTTGCACATCAGAATGCCAAAATCGCTTTAAAAGAAAAATTCTCCCTCATTGAGCGTGATGAAGAAAGAACAATCAAAGCAATTGATCAGCTTGGTGAAAAAATGGGCATCTATACACCGGCAAGAATTGAAGCATTTGATAATTCAAACATACAAGGGACAGACCCTGTATCTGCGATGATTGTATTCATAGATGGTAAGCCTGCCAAAAAAGAGTACCGCAAGTACAAAATTAAAACAGTTCAGGGACCAGATGATTACGAGTCCATGCGTGAAGTTGTCCGCAGAAGATACACGCGCGTGCTAAAAGAGGAGCTGCCGCTTCCTGATTTGATTATCATTGACGGAGGCAAAGGGCATCTGGCTGCAGCTCAAGATGTACTGGAAAATGAACTCGGTTTATCCATCCCTGTCGCAGGACTAGTAAAGGATGAGAAACATCGGACTTCTAATTTAATGATCGGCAGCCCTCCGACTATTATTGAACTTGAACGCAACAGCCAGGAGTTTTATCTGCTGCAGCGAATCCAGGATGAAGTGCATCGCTTTGCGATTACTTTTCACAGGCAGACAAGAGGAAAAACGGCCTTTCAATCGATCTTGGATGATATACCTGGAGTCGGGGAAAAACGGCGCAAGACTCTGCTCAAGCATTTCGGTTCTGTTAAAAAAATGAAAGAAGCCACCCTGGAAGAGCTGATGGCCGCAGGGATTCCGGCAATCACGGCACAGCTTTTAGCAGAAAAATTGAAAGAATAG
- the trxA gene encoding thioredoxin: protein MAITNVTDQTFTTETSEGVVLADFWAPWCGPCKMIAPVLEELDQELGDKVKIVKLDVDENQETAGKYGVMSIPTLLVFKNGEVVDKTVGFQPKEALAELLNKHA from the coding sequence ATGGCAATTACTAATGTAACAGATCAAACCTTTACAACTGAAACTAGTGAAGGTGTCGTACTGGCAGACTTTTGGGCTCCTTGGTGCGGACCTTGTAAAATGATTGCACCGGTTCTTGAAGAGCTTGATCAGGAACTAGGCGATAAAGTGAAAATCGTGAAGCTTGATGTTGATGAAAACCAAGAAACTGCAGGCAAATACGGTGTAATGAGTATTCCTACATTGCTTGTTTTCAAAAATGGAGAAGTTGTTGACAAAACAGTCGGCTTCCAGCCTAAAGAAGCATTAGCAGAACTATTAAATAAACACGCATAA